One genomic window of Solanum dulcamara chromosome 12, daSolDulc1.2, whole genome shotgun sequence includes the following:
- the LOC129876997 gene encoding peroxidase 21 yields MATKTQHFGPSSTFISLFLVLLLQIHYAKSDLKLNYYSESCPRAEEIIKEQVIKLYHKHGNTAVSWIRNLFHDCMVKSCDASILLDTTKEQKSEKTSERNFGMRNFKYIETIKEALENECPNTVSCADIVALSARDGIVMLGGPQIEMKTGRRDSKDSYLAEVENFIPNHNDSMSVVLSRFNSVGVDTQGTVALLGAHTVGRVHCVNIVNRLYPTVDPTLDPDFANYLKTRCPSPQPDPKAVEYARNDPVTPMVWDNLYFKNIMSNKGLLVVDQQLVTDPTTYQFVEKFAADNSYFNDQFAKALIILSENNPLSDDQGEIRKVCHVNK; encoded by the exons ATGGCCACAAAAACCCAACATTTTGGCCCCTCCTCAACATTCATCAGTCTATTTTTAGTGTTACTCCTCCAAATTCATTATG CAAAAAGTGATCTCAAGTTAAATTACTACTCAGAGAGTTGTCCAAGAGCTGAAGAAATCATTAAAGAACAAGTCATCAAGTTGTACCACAAGCATGGAAATACTGCAGTTTCTTGGATCAGAAATCTCTTCCATGATTGCATGGTTAAG TCATGTGATGCATCAATACTGTTGGACACAACAAAGGAACAAAAATCAGAGAAGACATCTGAAAGGAACTTTGGGATGAGAAATTTCAAGTATATAGAGACTATCAAAGAGGCCCTTGAGAATGAATGTCCCAATACTGTTTCTTGTGCTGATATTGTTGCTCTTTCTGCTAGGGATGGTATTGTTATG TTAGGAGGGCCacaaattgaaatgaaaacAGGCAGAAGGGATAGCAAGGACAGCTACTTAGCAGAAGTTGAGAATTTCATTCCAAACCACAATGATTCTATGTCTGTAGTTCTTTCTCGATTTAATTCTGTTGGTGTTGATACTCAAGGAACTGTTGCTCTACTTG GGGCGCACACGGTCGGACGAGTTCACTGTGTAAACATAGTAAACAGACTCTACCCGACAGTTGACCCGACCCTAGACCCGGACTTTGCGAATTATCTCAAAACCCGATGTCCATCACCACAACCCGACCCGAAAGCAGTTGAATACGCCAGAAATGACCCTGTAACTCCAATGGTGTGGGACAATTTGTACTTCAAAAACATTATGAGCAACAAAGGGTTGTTAGTTGTGGACCAACAATTAGTTACTGATCCAACAACTTATCAATTTGTGGAGAAATTTGCTGCTGATAATTCCTACTTTAATGATCAATTTGCTAAAGCTTTGATTATTTTGTCGGAAAATAATCCACTTAGTGATGATCAAGGGGAGATTAGAAAAGTTTGTCATGTCAACAAGTGA